A stretch of Halostagnicola kamekurae DNA encodes these proteins:
- a CDS encoding class I fructose-bisphosphate aldolase → MIPIDDSPIVRDGKSLILAMDHGLEHGPVDFEDVPEKLDPATVFETATHDAVTAMAVQKGIAEGYYPSYEDDVNLLLKLNGTSNLWMGEPDSPVNCSVEYAAELGADAVGFTVYSGSNHEVEMFEEFRDAQENARDHDLPVVMWSYPRGQGLKNDTKPSTISYATRIALEVGADIVKVKYPGSPDAMRHACKAAGDMNVVMSGGSKTSDYEFLSTVEAAVDAGCTGLAVGRNVWQREDPTKLLDALEKVIYDEESAEAALEE, encoded by the coding sequence ATGATACCGATCGACGATTCTCCGATCGTCCGCGACGGCAAATCACTCATTCTTGCGATGGACCACGGCCTAGAACACGGGCCGGTCGATTTTGAAGACGTGCCCGAGAAACTCGACCCGGCGACCGTCTTCGAGACGGCGACGCACGACGCCGTGACCGCGATGGCCGTCCAGAAGGGGATCGCGGAGGGATACTATCCGAGCTACGAGGACGACGTTAACCTCCTGTTGAAGCTAAACGGCACCTCGAACCTCTGGATGGGCGAACCCGACTCGCCGGTCAACTGCTCGGTCGAGTACGCCGCCGAGCTCGGTGCCGACGCGGTCGGATTCACCGTCTACAGCGGCTCGAACCACGAGGTGGAGATGTTCGAGGAGTTCCGAGACGCACAGGAGAACGCCCGTGACCACGACCTCCCAGTCGTCATGTGGTCGTATCCGCGCGGACAGGGCCTGAAAAACGACACCAAACCGAGCACCATCTCCTACGCGACTCGCATCGCCCTCGAGGTCGGCGCGGACATCGTGAAGGTGAAATACCCGGGTAGTCCCGACGCCATGCGACACGCCTGCAAAGCCGCAGGAGACATGAACGTCGTCATGAGCGGGGGCTCGAAGACGTCCGACTACGAGTTCCTCTCGACGGTCGAAGCGGCCGTCGACGCCGGCTGTACCGGGCTGGCGGTCGGGCGGAACGTCTGGCAGCGCGAGGACCCGACGAAACTGCTCGACGCCCTCGAGAAAGTCATCTACGACGAGGAGAGCGCGGAAGCCGCACTCGAGGAATGA
- a CDS encoding class 1 fructose-bisphosphatase, translated as MTDPNPDVRAGTDSSESRRESGGDELEAAVDAVVSTVARTAVDVRQGLVGRRGKTASENPSGESQAEADVYADELLCDRLGSLAAVGQYASEERAKCIDCGPTPGSDSASDADDGLERTVSVAVDPLDGSSNLASNNAMGTIFGIYDATLPAAGRDLIASGYVLYGPITTMVVADDSGVTEYELTGGERTVIRDDVTLPEDPVVYGFGGRVPDWPADFREYARAIEDELKLRYGGAMIADVNQVLTYGGVFAYPALESRSAGKLRLQFEGIPIGYILERAGGRSSDGDRSLLDVRPESLHDRTPVHVGNADLIGRLESTLE; from the coding sequence ATGACCGACCCGAACCCCGACGTCCGCGCCGGCACCGACTCGTCCGAATCCCGACGCGAGTCGGGCGGGGACGAACTCGAGGCGGCGGTCGACGCCGTCGTCTCGACGGTCGCACGAACCGCGGTCGACGTTCGACAGGGTCTCGTCGGCCGCCGCGGAAAAACCGCGAGTGAGAACCCGAGCGGGGAGAGCCAGGCCGAAGCCGACGTGTACGCGGACGAACTGCTCTGTGACCGACTCGGATCGCTCGCGGCCGTCGGCCAGTACGCGAGCGAAGAGCGAGCCAAGTGCATCGACTGCGGGCCGACGCCCGGATCCGATAGCGCGTCGGACGCCGACGACGGTCTCGAGCGGACGGTCTCGGTCGCCGTCGACCCGCTCGACGGCTCGTCGAATCTGGCGTCGAACAACGCCATGGGGACCATCTTCGGGATCTACGACGCGACGCTTCCCGCCGCCGGACGCGACCTCATCGCTTCGGGGTACGTTCTCTACGGCCCGATCACGACGATGGTCGTCGCCGACGACAGCGGCGTCACCGAGTACGAACTCACCGGCGGCGAACGGACGGTCATCCGCGACGACGTCACGCTGCCCGAAGACCCCGTCGTCTACGGCTTCGGCGGGCGCGTCCCCGACTGGCCGGCGGACTTTCGCGAGTACGCGCGAGCGATCGAAGACGAACTGAAACTCCGCTACGGCGGCGCGATGATCGCCGACGTCAACCAGGTGCTGACCTACGGGGGCGTGTTCGCGTACCCGGCCCTCGAGTCGCGCTCGGCGGGCAAACTCAGACTCCAGTTCGAGGGGATTCCGATCGGCTACATCCTCGAACGAGCGGGCGGGCGCTCCTCGGACGGCGACCGATCCCTGCTCGATGTTCGGCCGGAGTCGCTTCACGACCGAACGCCGGTCCACGTCGGCAACGCCGACCTGATCGGCCGTCTCGAGTCGACGCTCGAGTGA
- a CDS encoding acyl-CoA carboxylase subunit beta, whose translation MHVRIADGASEAEATAIATALVEHVGVDIEVYVGDEAKPTVVREVDSSADETPASTGTASGDQHTQEASPAATGTTANRSSDSSEPTDREERLWAEIEDILEGGPRKYREQLSSEGKLFVRDRLEYWFSGPEDEFLFEDGKFAAFDEWHPDGVETDDSGESDNRLPADGLITGAATFEGRDVHVMANDYTVKRGSMAEKGVEKFLRMQQRALKTGNPVLYLMDSSGGRIDQQTGFFANREGIGKYYYNHSMLSGRVPQICVLYGPCIAGAAYTPVFADFTVMVEGMSAMAIASPRMVQMVTGEEIDLQELGGPAVHARESGSADLVARDEEHARELVAKLLSYLPSNADETPPRVEGQSPASSPAGIDAVVPERPNASYDMNAVIERIVDADSTLEIGSEYGDEIVTAFARIDGRPVGIVANQPARRAGAIFPDAAEKAARFIWTADAFNVPLLYLCDTPGFMAGSQVEKEGILEKGKKLIYATASATVPQQTVIVRKAYGAGIYAMGGPAYDPESVIGLPSGEIAIMGPEAAINAVYARKLAAVDDPDEREALERELREAYREDIDIHRMASDVVIDEIVPPSTLRTELENRFEFYADVEKSLPSKKHGTVL comes from the coding sequence ATGCACGTTCGTATCGCCGACGGCGCGAGCGAGGCGGAAGCGACGGCCATCGCGACGGCGCTGGTCGAACACGTCGGCGTCGACATCGAAGTCTACGTGGGCGATGAAGCCAAACCGACGGTCGTTCGCGAGGTCGACTCGAGCGCGGACGAGACGCCGGCGTCTACGGGCACCGCAAGCGGTGACCAGCATACTCAGGAAGCGAGTCCGGCCGCGACGGGTACGACGGCGAATCGGTCGTCGGACTCGTCTGAGCCGACCGATCGCGAAGAGCGTCTGTGGGCGGAAATCGAAGACATCCTCGAGGGGGGTCCACGGAAGTACAGAGAACAGCTCTCGTCGGAAGGGAAGTTGTTCGTCCGGGACCGCCTCGAGTACTGGTTCTCGGGCCCGGAGGACGAGTTCCTGTTCGAAGACGGGAAGTTCGCGGCGTTCGACGAGTGGCACCCCGACGGCGTCGAGACGGACGACTCGGGAGAGAGCGACAACAGGCTGCCGGCCGACGGACTCATCACTGGAGCGGCGACGTTCGAGGGCCGGGACGTCCACGTCATGGCCAACGATTACACCGTCAAACGGGGGAGCATGGCCGAGAAAGGGGTCGAGAAGTTCCTCCGGATGCAACAGCGGGCGCTGAAAACCGGCAACCCCGTACTGTACTTGATGGACTCCTCGGGCGGTCGAATCGACCAGCAGACGGGCTTCTTCGCCAACCGGGAGGGGATCGGCAAGTACTACTACAACCACTCGATGCTCTCGGGTCGAGTCCCGCAGATCTGCGTGCTCTATGGCCCCTGTATCGCCGGCGCGGCCTACACGCCGGTCTTCGCCGATTTCACCGTGATGGTCGAGGGAATGTCCGCGATGGCCATCGCCTCCCCGCGGATGGTGCAGATGGTCACCGGCGAGGAGATCGACTTACAGGAACTCGGCGGCCCGGCCGTCCACGCGCGGGAATCGGGCTCGGCGGATCTCGTCGCTCGAGACGAGGAACACGCCCGCGAACTCGTCGCGAAGCTGCTCTCGTATCTGCCGAGCAACGCCGACGAGACGCCGCCTCGAGTCGAGGGTCAGTCGCCGGCTTCCTCGCCCGCGGGGATCGACGCGGTGGTTCCCGAGCGGCCGAACGCGAGTTACGATATGAACGCGGTGATCGAGCGCATCGTCGACGCGGATTCGACGCTCGAGATCGGATCGGAGTACGGCGACGAGATCGTCACGGCGTTCGCCCGGATCGACGGGAGACCGGTAGGCATCGTGGCCAACCAGCCGGCACGGCGCGCGGGGGCGATCTTCCCGGACGCGGCCGAGAAGGCTGCCCGGTTCATCTGGACTGCGGACGCGTTCAACGTCCCCCTGCTGTACCTCTGTGACACGCCGGGTTTCATGGCCGGGTCGCAGGTCGAGAAGGAGGGGATCCTCGAGAAGGGAAAGAAGCTGATCTACGCGACCGCCTCGGCGACGGTCCCACAGCAGACGGTGATAGTCAGGAAAGCCTACGGTGCGGGGATCTACGCGATGGGCGGGCCGGCCTACGACCCCGAGAGCGTCATCGGTCTCCCCTCCGGAGAGATCGCGATCATGGGCCCCGAAGCGGCGATCAACGCGGTGTACGCCCGAAAGCTTGCCGCGGTCGACGATCCCGACGAGCGCGAGGCCCTCGAGCGAGAGCTTCGGGAAGCCTACCGCGAGGACATCGACATCCATCGCATGGCCAGCGACGTCGTCATCGACGAGATCGTTCCCCCGAGCACGCTCCGGACGGAACTCGAGAACCGCTTCGAGTTCTACGCCGACGTCGAGAAATCGCTCCCGAGCAAGAAACACGGCACGGTTCTGTGA
- a CDS encoding DUF5658 family protein yields MRSIAGFARAADTEASPIELEGLLWVAVGAALIGDVVTTFVGLHLGLAESNPIAHGAIDGYGPAGMVGLKLIAVAVGIGCRSLLPEEYRPIVPAGLALPWLVAIGINLYMISSVV; encoded by the coding sequence ATGCGTTCGATTGCCGGGTTCGCGAGAGCGGCCGACACGGAGGCGTCGCCGATCGAACTCGAGGGGCTACTGTGGGTCGCCGTTGGTGCGGCCCTGATCGGAGACGTCGTCACGACGTTCGTCGGACTCCACCTCGGACTCGCCGAATCGAACCCGATCGCTCATGGCGCGATCGACGGCTACGGTCCGGCGGGCATGGTCGGGTTGAAGCTGATCGCGGTCGCCGTCGGCATCGGGTGTCGATCCTTGCTCCCCGAGGAGTACCGACCGATCGTGCCGGCGGGACTGGCCCTGCCGTGGCTGGTCGCGATCGGTATCAACCTCTACATGATCTCGAGCGTCGTGTAA
- a CDS encoding M48 family metallopeptidase: METNAQRVYLYSLIGITLLGLGITALLAAVVSGSIVSTSLFFIYAILLQPPELPSTETLFLVGSGAGTCILTLLLWGEQHAPAHSIRAVNATHIQEDKHPELMNTVQLVAHQVSTPVPDIYIAPIETPFSFTTGFRPQTARLVISEGLLSILDQSEVEAVMAHEVAHIKNRDMVVMTIASLPIGATKRIFRLFSDSTVGVKYGQPSRADSTDLFITVGLILILPIWIVAVLCWAALSRTREFTADSGAISITGDPASLATALEKIDTTLSERPSTDLRNADISPLSIVEPPQKQPDFGGLPLPTRRLNWLVKTHPNTERRIKRLRKKRL; encoded by the coding sequence ATGGAAACGAATGCTCAAAGAGTTTATTTGTATAGCTTGATAGGGATAACGCTTCTTGGGCTTGGAATAACAGCCCTTCTGGCAGCTGTTGTTTCTGGTAGTATTGTATCTACCTCTTTATTCTTCATTTATGCTATTTTGCTCCAACCGCCGGAATTGCCGTCTACTGAAACCCTATTCTTGGTCGGTTCTGGTGCTGGTACCTGTATTCTGACTCTTCTTCTATGGGGTGAACAACATGCTCCTGCACACTCGATCAGAGCAGTCAATGCTACTCATATCCAAGAAGATAAGCATCCAGAATTGATGAATACCGTTCAATTAGTCGCTCATCAAGTCTCGACTCCTGTGCCAGATATTTATATTGCTCCAATTGAAACACCTTTTTCTTTCACAACGGGATTCAGACCACAAACTGCACGACTTGTTATTAGTGAAGGACTATTATCAATACTTGACCAAAGTGAGGTTGAGGCCGTTATGGCACATGAAGTTGCTCATATAAAAAATCGAGACATGGTAGTGATGACTATCGCATCATTACCTATCGGAGCAACGAAACGTATTTTTCGTCTATTTTCAGATTCAACGGTAGGTGTTAAATATGGGCAGCCAAGCCGTGCTGATAGTACAGATTTATTTATAACGGTAGGGTTGATTCTGATACTTCCAATCTGGATTGTAGCTGTCTTATGCTGGGCAGCACTCTCTCGGACAAGAGAATTCACCGCTGACAGCGGTGCAATCTCTATTACTGGTGATCCGGCTAGTCTGGCAACTGCACTTGAAAAAATTGATACAACACTTTCAGAGCGTCCTTCGACTGATCTCCGCAATGCAGATATTTCGCCGCTCTCGATCGTTGAACCTCCACAAAAGCAGCCTGATTTCGGTGGTTTACCGTTACCAACTCGCCGATTGAACTGGTTAGTCAAAACCCATCCCAATACAGAACGACGGATCAAGCGACTCAGAAAGAAAAGATTATAA
- a CDS encoding S8 family peptidase, whose amino-acid sequence MAVTAIGIGNASDRVVPDEQHLYIVLGGGSNLRTRITQAGFEILHELAEKSVLIIQGPEDRLNQLQSMAVIEDVIPDEVYAFNEINRTEDELIGTNGSLYEKQWDKQITQTAAAHDLATGKGTTVAVIDSGISHIHPVLEPNIDVSRGRLFRYGRIHSGSNEVLVAEKPGTNSVVSSITQPVAGDVSGHGTPVAGITAAVGNDTGIIGMAPNANIVSLRTMFFERINEFIGTLVGTITDTLLAIDYAVEIGVDVINLSFGHMFPSNSRAFTAYRRLVQYAIEHGVVVVAAARNQGINLNKKTEYILPADTLGTITVAATGPTDKRSYYSNYGDRTVDVAAPGGGYETSEKTKFAKPERVEYPGSTNKVLSAVAKDIHGSHYDYVSGTSMAAPQVSGLACLLRELNPDLHPRRVHQAIEQGAIELSGEYTSGLGAGRINALKTLERVAD is encoded by the coding sequence ATGGCAGTCACTGCGATCGGTATTGGAAACGCAAGTGACCGAGTAGTTCCAGATGAACAACATCTATATATTGTTCTTGGGGGCGGTTCCAACCTACGAACTCGAATCACACAGGCTGGATTCGAAATCTTACATGAACTTGCTGAGAAATCGGTTCTTATCATCCAAGGGCCTGAAGATAGGCTCAACCAGCTCCAGTCAATGGCAGTAATTGAAGATGTGATTCCAGATGAGGTGTACGCCTTTAATGAGATCAATCGGACAGAGGACGAACTGATTGGCACTAACGGATCGCTGTACGAAAAACAGTGGGACAAACAGATCACCCAGACAGCAGCGGCCCATGATCTGGCAACAGGCAAGGGAACGACAGTTGCAGTCATTGACAGTGGTATCAGTCATATACATCCAGTACTCGAACCCAATATCGACGTTAGCCGAGGTCGCCTCTTTCGATATGGTCGTATTCACTCGGGAAGCAACGAAGTTCTTGTCGCCGAAAAGCCAGGAACTAACTCAGTAGTATCGTCGATCACTCAGCCTGTCGCTGGCGATGTTTCTGGACATGGCACTCCCGTTGCCGGGATCACTGCTGCTGTAGGCAACGATACTGGTATCATCGGAATGGCACCAAATGCGAATATCGTCTCGCTTCGCACTATGTTCTTCGAGCGGATCAACGAGTTCATTGGCACACTCGTAGGGACGATCACCGACACTCTTCTCGCGATCGATTATGCAGTTGAGATAGGTGTCGACGTAATTAACCTCAGCTTTGGACATATGTTCCCGTCTAATAGTAGGGCTTTTACTGCGTATCGCCGTCTGGTCCAATACGCGATTGAGCATGGTGTCGTCGTTGTAGCTGCCGCTAGAAACCAAGGAATCAATTTGAACAAAAAAACGGAGTACATTTTGCCAGCCGATACTCTAGGAACAATTACCGTCGCCGCAACCGGACCTACCGACAAGCGAAGCTACTACTCGAATTATGGAGATAGGACAGTTGATGTTGCCGCACCTGGTGGTGGCTACGAAACATCTGAGAAAACAAAGTTTGCAAAGCCTGAGAGGGTTGAATATCCGGGTTCAACGAACAAAGTACTTTCAGCTGTTGCAAAAGACATCCATGGTTCGCACTACGACTACGTATCCGGGACATCGATGGCTGCACCTCAGGTATCGGGTCTAGCATGTCTCCTTCGTGAACTCAACCCTGATCTCCATCCACGGCGTGTCCATCAGGCGATTGAGCAAGGTGCGATAGAACTTTCCGGCGAATATACATCTGGGCTTGGTGCTGGCCGTATTAATGCTCTTAAGACGCTTGAGCGCGTCGCAGACTGA
- a CDS encoding TlpA disulfide reductase family protein: MKRREAIAGVASLGTLGSGVALWQTGVPSFGGETDSSERDSGNEDDGPPTVRTIDAGASEAGTQVLPPEGTISVLNFFVTYCGYCKQQMGPLAEARAEIDDDVRFLSITTQTIGKTLEKDRLREWWKDYDGAWDVGHGSTYSFRQQYDVIGTPVTLVIDEAGETVLNSDASIVSSGAIVGAVNEARDGESA, from the coding sequence ATGAAACGCCGGGAGGCGATCGCCGGCGTCGCCAGTCTCGGGACGCTCGGCAGCGGCGTCGCCCTCTGGCAAACCGGAGTGCCGTCGTTCGGGGGTGAAACCGATTCGTCGGAACGCGATTCCGGGAACGAAGACGACGGTCCGCCAACAGTCCGGACGATCGACGCCGGGGCGAGCGAGGCCGGGACGCAGGTGCTCCCGCCCGAGGGGACGATTTCGGTGCTCAATTTCTTCGTCACCTACTGCGGGTACTGCAAACAACAGATGGGACCGCTCGCGGAGGCCAGAGCGGAGATCGACGACGACGTTCGATTCCTCTCGATAACGACCCAGACGATCGGCAAGACCCTCGAGAAAGACAGGCTCCGCGAGTGGTGGAAAGACTACGACGGGGCGTGGGACGTCGGCCACGGGTCGACGTACTCGTTCCGCCAGCAGTACGACGTCATCGGCACGCCGGTAACACTCGTCATCGACGAAGCGGGCGAAACGGTCTTGAACAGTGACGCGTCGATCGTCAGTTCGGGCGCAATCGTCGGCGCCGTCAACGAAGCCAGAGACGGCGAGAGCGCTTGA
- a CDS encoding 3-hydroxyacyl-CoA dehydrogenase family protein translates to MVRESIDRIGVVGAGTMGSGIAQVAATAGYDVVVRDIDTELVESGFDSIDDSLERLADRDDLAESPATIRERIEGTTALKALADCDLVVEAALEDLSVKRDIFEELEGVCEPSVVLATNTSTLSITSIASSLDRPDRVVGLHFMNPVPIMEGVEVVVGEKTSGSTRELAHGIAEELGKTTWESDDKPGFVTNRILMPWINEGIRAYDEGVATKDDIDAGMELGTNVPMGPLTLADHIGLDVCLHATETLHEELGDRYRPAYLLKRKVEAGELGKKTGSGFYEYE, encoded by the coding sequence ATGGTTCGTGAGAGCATCGACCGAATTGGCGTCGTCGGCGCAGGAACCATGGGCAGTGGAATCGCACAGGTCGCCGCAACCGCGGGCTACGACGTTGTCGTGCGCGATATCGACACCGAACTCGTCGAGAGCGGCTTCGACTCGATCGACGACAGTCTCGAGCGACTCGCCGACAGAGACGACCTCGCCGAATCCCCGGCGACGATCCGCGAGCGAATCGAGGGAACGACGGCCCTCAAGGCGCTCGCCGACTGCGACCTCGTCGTCGAGGCCGCGCTCGAGGACCTCTCGGTCAAGCGGGATATCTTCGAGGAACTCGAGGGGGTCTGTGAGCCGTCGGTCGTCCTCGCGACGAACACGAGCACGCTCTCGATTACGTCCATCGCATCGAGTCTCGACCGCCCCGATCGGGTGGTCGGTTTGCACTTCATGAATCCGGTCCCGATCATGGAAGGCGTCGAGGTCGTCGTCGGGGAGAAGACGAGCGGGTCGACCCGAGAACTGGCCCACGGAATCGCCGAGGAGCTGGGGAAGACGACCTGGGAGTCCGACGACAAACCGGGGTTCGTTACGAACCGCATCCTGATGCCCTGGATCAACGAGGGAATCCGTGCCTACGACGAGGGCGTGGCCACGAAAGACGACATCGACGCCGGGATGGAACTCGGGACGAACGTCCCGATGGGACCGCTGACGCTCGCCGACCACATCGGACTCGACGTCTGTCTCCACGCGACCGAGACGCTCCACGAGGAACTCGGGGATCGATATCGACCGGCCTATCTACTCAAACGGAAGGTCGAGGCGGGTGAACTCGGCAAAAAGACGGGGTCGGGCTTTTACGAGTACGAGTGA
- a CDS encoding phytoene/squalene synthase family protein → MTSGQRELTTDADFEWCFEAVHGVSRTFSITIDRLEEPMAGHICVGYLLCRIADTIEDAGHIPAGTQTELLDSYDRLLDPEDDIAVEQFMDDVEPWIPEETTDDWEVVAQTPRVLDTFDALEDEPREIMREPVRELVGGMAMFTSRYADEGGLRLQTVEELEEYCWYAAGTVGTLITGLVARGVSADRAEEMRDNARSFALLLQLVNIAKDVETDYREENNVYLPAEWLEEEDVPVEEVTHEENHGGVTNVIKRVTGRAETYLDDAHRYLEIIPEHRGNKLSAWAIPYLLAVGTMRELRERPEDVVRDGDVKISRAEVYELISQFEEGVARGNLSTLRSEMAEGPLHQ, encoded by the coding sequence ATGACTTCGGGCCAGCGCGAACTGACGACGGACGCCGATTTCGAGTGGTGTTTCGAGGCCGTACACGGGGTCTCACGGACGTTCTCGATAACTATCGACCGACTCGAGGAGCCGATGGCCGGACACATCTGTGTCGGCTATCTCCTCTGTCGAATCGCGGATACGATCGAGGACGCGGGTCACATTCCAGCCGGGACCCAGACGGAACTGCTCGACTCGTACGACCGGTTGCTCGACCCGGAAGACGACATCGCCGTCGAGCAGTTCATGGACGACGTCGAGCCGTGGATCCCCGAAGAGACTACCGACGACTGGGAGGTCGTCGCCCAGACGCCGCGGGTCCTCGACACCTTCGACGCGCTCGAGGACGAACCGCGCGAGATCATGCGCGAACCGGTCCGGGAACTCGTCGGCGGGATGGCGATGTTCACGAGCCGATACGCCGACGAGGGCGGGCTCCGCCTCCAGACCGTCGAGGAACTCGAGGAGTACTGCTGGTACGCGGCCGGCACGGTCGGGACACTCATCACCGGGCTCGTCGCTCGCGGCGTCTCGGCGGATCGAGCCGAGGAGATGCGGGACAACGCCCGGTCGTTCGCCCTGCTCTTGCAACTGGTCAACATCGCGAAAGACGTCGAGACCGATTACCGCGAGGAGAACAACGTCTACCTCCCCGCCGAGTGGCTCGAGGAGGAAGACGTGCCCGTCGAGGAAGTCACCCACGAGGAGAACCATGGCGGCGTCACGAACGTCATCAAGCGCGTCACCGGACGGGCGGAAACCTACCTCGACGACGCCCACCGCTATCTCGAGATCATCCCCGAACACCGCGGCAACAAGCTCTCGGCGTGGGCGATCCCGTACCTGCTCGCGGTCGGCACCATGCGGGAACTCCGCGAACGGCCCGAAGACGTCGTCCGCGACGGCGACGTGAAGATCTCTCGAGCGGAAGTGTACGAGCTCATCAGCCAGTTCGAGGAGGGCGTCGCTCGGGGGAACCTCTCGACCCTTCGCAGCGAGATGGCGGAAGGACCGCTGCACCAGTAG
- a CDS encoding acyl-CoA dehydrogenase yields the protein MDFALSAEQRQIREMVSEFVDEEVVPVAGEIDHDDEFPADLVDEMAELGLLGMPFPEEYGGAGLDYHSYAIGLEELSRGSGGLGTIVAAHTSLAGNMLYEFGSEDQKSEYLTPLAEGSDIGAFALSEAGAGSDVPSMTTTAQKDGDEYVIDGGKLWISNGSVADTITLFAKTDPEAGNKGISSFIVRPDEDDGFVVEGTEEKLGDKGCPTAELRFDDLRVPADRMLGEEGEGFVQALKTLNGGRITIAARGVGIARAALEEATDYANEREQFDQPIGEFQAIKHKLADMDTKVQAAKLLMHRAADRKIRDEDFIKHAAQAKLYASEVSREVANEGIQIHGGYGYTKDFPAERFYRDAKLNEIYEGTSEVLRNTIGDQVLES from the coding sequence ATGGACTTCGCGCTCTCGGCCGAACAACGACAGATCCGCGAGATGGTTTCCGAGTTCGTCGACGAAGAGGTCGTCCCCGTCGCGGGTGAGATCGACCACGACGACGAGTTTCCGGCAGACCTCGTCGACGAGATGGCCGAACTCGGCTTGCTGGGGATGCCCTTCCCCGAGGAGTACGGCGGCGCCGGGCTCGACTATCACTCCTACGCGATCGGCCTCGAGGAGCTCTCCCGAGGCTCGGGCGGACTGGGGACGATCGTCGCCGCCCACACCTCGCTGGCGGGCAACATGCTCTACGAGTTCGGATCCGAGGACCAGAAAAGCGAGTATCTGACGCCGCTCGCCGAAGGGTCGGACATCGGCGCGTTCGCGCTCTCGGAAGCCGGTGCGGGCAGCGACGTTCCGTCGATGACGACGACCGCGCAAAAAGACGGCGACGAGTACGTCATCGACGGCGGGAAGCTCTGGATCTCGAACGGCTCGGTCGCGGACACGATAACGCTGTTCGCGAAAACGGACCCCGAAGCCGGCAACAAGGGTATCTCGTCGTTTATCGTTCGGCCGGACGAGGACGACGGCTTCGTCGTGGAAGGAACGGAAGAGAAACTCGGCGACAAGGGCTGTCCGACCGCCGAACTCCGGTTCGACGACCTTCGCGTCCCGGCGGATCGAATGCTCGGCGAGGAGGGCGAGGGATTCGTGCAGGCGCTGAAGACGCTCAACGGCGGTCGAATCACCATCGCCGCCCGGGGCGTCGGCATCGCTCGAGCGGCCCTCGAGGAGGCGACCGACTACGCGAACGAACGCGAGCAGTTCGACCAGCCCATCGGCGAGTTTCAGGCGATCAAACACAAACTGGCCGACATGGACACGAAGGTACAGGCCGCGAAGCTGCTCATGCACCGTGCGGCCGATCGAAAGATTCGAGACGAGGACTTCATTAAACACGCGGCGCAGGCCAAACTCTACGCCTCGGAGGTGTCTCGAGAGGTCGCAAACGAGGGGATCCAGATCCACGGCGGCTACGGCTACACGAAGGACTTCCCGGCAGAGCGGTTCTACCGGGACGCGAAACTCAACGAGATCTACGAGGGGACCAGCGAAGTGCTTCGGAACACGATCGGCGATCAGGTACTCGAGTCCTGA